Proteins found in one Magnolia sinica isolate HGM2019 chromosome 5, MsV1, whole genome shotgun sequence genomic segment:
- the LOC131246041 gene encoding protein ASYMMETRIC LEAVES 2: MASSSNSPCAACKFLRRKCIPECVFAPYFPPDQPQKFANVHKVFGASNVTKLLNELHPHQREDAVNSLAYEADMRLRDPVYGCVGVISLLQHQLRQLQMDLSCAKSELSKYQNVGIAGHGLIAAAAAANTQMGIGLGRDQFFAREQQMMMRNYDSEMARLGVNGAYDASLLAMNVSASIGPLGQFPQPRAGGDERRTIGPS, encoded by the coding sequence ATGGCGTCGTCGTCGAATTCACCTTGCGCTGCTTGCAAGTTCCTCCGCCGCAAGTGCATCCCAGAGTGCGTATTTGCACCCTACTTCCCACCGGACCAGCCCCAGAAATTTGCCAATGTACACAAGGTGTTCGGTGCCAGCAATGTTACCAAGCTCCTCAACGAGCTCCACCCACACCAGCGTGAGGATGCTGTGAATTCACTCGCGTATGAGGCTGACATGCGCCTTCGCGACCCTGTTTATGGCTGCGTTGGTGTCATCTCCCTGCTGCAGCACCAGCTGAGGCAGCTGCAAATGGACCTCAGTTGCGCGAAATCAGAGCTGTCCAAGTACCAGAACGTTGGCATCGCAGGGCATGGCCTTATTGCCGCCGCCGCTGCTGCCAATACCCAGATGGGTATTGGGCTCGGCCGTGACCAGTTCTTTGCTCGGGAGCAGCAGATGATGATGCGGAATTATGACTCGGAGATGGCAAGGCTGGGCGTTAATGGTGCATATGATGCGAGCCTTCTGGCCATGAACGTGTCTGCGAGCATCGGGCCGTTGGGTCAGTTCCCTCAGCCACGGGCTGGTGGCGATGAACGCCGGACCATCGGGCCCTCTTAG